The following is a genomic window from Bacillus carboniphilus.
TAACTGAATAGTTGTAACATAAGTCTCATTCATTTATGTTTCCATCCACTTTTAAGGAGGTGATCTCTACATATAGAGCTTACTTGCATTATTAAAATTACTAGATTTTTGGGGGGAAACAAAAAATGAATTTCAAAAAATCATCAATGCTATTGATGGTCATGTTGTTAGTCCTATCTATCTTCCTAGCAGCTTGTAATAGTGGAGATAAGGAAGAAGGCAAAACAGAAGACCCAGGTACTACAGAAAATAATGATAACGACGAAAAAGATGAAGACAGTGGCGATGAACAGCCTGCAAATGATGGACCTGTAAAAGGTGGAACTCTTACTTACGCAATGGAAAGTGAGTTCGAAGGTCTTTTAGATCTTGCATTTTACGGAATCGCTTCTGATGCAGAAATTTTAGGGTTCATCAACGAAGGTATGTATTCTTATGATGAAAACCTTCAACCAATTCCTTGGTTAGCTGATTGGACAGTGTCAGATGATAACTTAACTTATACATTTACACTAGTTCAAGATGATATTAAGTGGCACAACGGTGAAACATTAACTATGGAGGACTGGGTATTTGCGTTAGAAACAATCGCACACCCTGATTATACAGGTCCTCGTTATAATTATGTTCAAAACGTTGTAGGTGCTGAAGAATATCACGCTGGAGAAGCGGATAGCATTTCTGGTTTAGTGATGTCTGATGACAAGCAAACACTTGAAGTTACGTTTACAAAAGCTGCAATTAACAACTTAACAAACCTTTGGTCTTATCCAATGGCTAAAGCTGCGTTTGAAAGTATTCCTGTAGCTGAAATGGAAGAATCTGATCCTGTTCGTAAGAATCCAGTTGGGGTTGGACCATTTAAAGTAACAAACGTTCTTCCTGGTGAAGCAGTTGAAATGGTTGCTCATACAGATTACTGGAGAGGTGCTCCAAACCTTGATAAAGTTATCGTCAAAGTAATTGATGGTGCATTAACAGTTGGGGAATTAGAAACTGGAAACATTCATATGACTGCTTTCCACCCATCTATTCTTGAACAAGTTCAAGCATTAGATAATGTTGAAATCGTTGAAGTTCCTGGTCTTTCCTACTACTACATTGGTTTCAAAATGGGTAAATGGGATGGAAGCAAGAACATTTATGATCCAAACAATAAATACGCTAGTAAAAACTTAAGAAAAGCTATGCTTTATGCAATTAACCGTCAAGAATGGGTAGACGCATTCTTTAACGGATTAGGTGGACCAGTTAATACACCAAGTCCATCTGCTCACTGGATTACTGCTTCTAATGACGAATTACCAAACAACTACACTTATGATCCAGCTAAAGCTGAAGAACTTCTTGACGAAGCTGGTTATGTAGATGTTGATGGTGATGGTTTCCGTGAAGATCCAAATGGAGACAAATTTGTAATCAACTTCGGTCACTATGACACTGGTAACCCAACTTACGAGGCACGTGCTCGTGCTATCACTCAATACTGGGGTGACGTTGGTTTACAAGCTGAACTTGTTATGACAGAAGTTAACCTATACTATGACATGGTTGAAAAAGACGACCCAACTATTGAAGCATTCTATGGTGGTTGGGGAACTGGTGCTGACCCAGATCCATCTGGATTATGGAATGAAACTGCTCTATGGAACTACCCACGTTGGGTAAATGATGAGGCAAACGCATTATTAGATGATGCTTTAGATATGGATCTTCTAAAAGATGCTAATGGCAACATCGATAACGATAAGCGTAAAGAAATCTATATCCAATGGCAATCTATTGTAAACGAAGAGCTACCTATGCTTCCAATCATGGAGCTTAGAGATGCTTGGGCTATTAACGAAAACGTTAAGGGCATCACATTCGGAGTAAATGGTACTAACCCTGCTAACGAGTGGTGGATTGAGCAATAATCCACACTGTCCTCCCATAGGATTGTTATAACGGGCAAAAGAATACCATTACTTATATTTAGGCTTTAAGGTAAGAGACCTCACAAAAATTGTGGGGTCTTTTACTTTTTAATACAACATTAGTAGCTTGCTAGCTTCAGTATTTATGTTTTTATATGGATGTAACTGGAATAATGGAGTATGATAAAGGGGTAACGTATTAAACGATTTCAGTGTTGAGGGAGTTTTTACAGCATGAGCTATATTCAGAAGGGGACAACTCCGTTTCGTATGGCGAACTTAGCGTTATTTGCAGGTGGATTCAATACGTTTGCCATTCTATGGAGTACACAACCTCTACTGCCAGAAATTGCTAAGCAGTTTAATATTTCACCAACCGTATCTAGCTTAAGTGTATCGGCGACTACAATTACTTTAGCTATTAGTCTATTACTTTTTGGATCCCTATCAGAGGTGTTTGGTAGAAAGTCAGTGATGGCCATTTCTTTAATTGCCTCATCTATTCTTGTCATTTTAACGGCATTAAGTCCAAGCTTTCATTTTTTACTTTTATTTAGAATATTACAGGGTATTGCTTTAGCTGGGTTACCAGCCGTTGCGATGGCCTATCTAGGCGAAGAAATTGAGCCAAAGAGTCTCGGTTTAGCCATGGGTTTATACATAAGTGGTAATTCCATTGGAGGAATGGGCGGCCGGATTATTAGTGGAGTTTTAACCGATCTCTTTAATTGGCAAATGGCTCTTGTTGGGATTGGAGTTGTCAGTCTTCTTGCTAGTTTACTATTTTGGTACACACTTCCGGATTCCAAACATTTTAAACCGCGTAAATTTGAGTTTACAAAACTAGTGGGTTCTTTATTTAGTCAATTTAAAGAGCCAGGTTTAATTTATTTGTTTGCTATAAGTTTTTTATTAATGGGTAGCTTCGTTAGCCTCTATAACTATATTGGATTTCAACTACTGGCTCCTCCATATTTATTAAGTCAGACAGTTGTTGGTTTTATTTTTATTGTGTATCTCGTAGGGACATTTAGTTCTACTTGGATGGGGATGCTTGCTGATCAACATGGGCGAGGGCTGATTATTAAAATATCTTTATTAATTTTATTGGTTGGAGGCATCATTACAATACACTCGAATTTGTGGGTCAAAATATTGGGAATTGCCATTTTTACTTTCGGGTTCTTTGCAGGTCACTCTATTGCAAGTGGATGGGTAGGTAAAATAGCAACGCATGATAAAGCACAAGCATCAGCCCTTTACTTGTTCTCCTATTATTTCGGTTCCAGTTTCGGTGGTACAACTGGGGGGATATTTTATAGTGGTTTCGGATGGATCGGTGTAATCACGATGATTTCGCTATTCGCTATTCTAGCCATTGGATGTGCATTTGCTCTTGTGGGTACCCATAAAAGGAAACAAAAATTGAACGTAACATCCACACATCATATATAAAAATAGGGGGGGTTCGACATAGTCGGACCTTTTTAATTTGGTCTAAAAGAGGGAGGGAGCTTCAAATGTAAAAAGGCGCAAGCCCCCAATACGGTTACTTGCGCCAGAATTAAACGTTATGCTTTTTCTTCGAATAACTTAATGATCTCAATCATAACATTCGTTGCTTTTTCCATGTTATCAACTGAGATGTATTCATATTTACCATGATAATTTTCTCCACCCGTAAAGATGTTTGGTGTAGGTAGTCCCATATAAGATAGTTGAGACCCGTCTGTTCCGCCTCGAATTGGTTTGATGACTGGCTGAATATCTAATTTAGTCATAGCTTCATAAGCAATATCAACAATGTGCTTCACTGGTTCAATTTTTTCTTTCATGTTATAGTACTGATCTTTCATTTCTAAAATAATTTTGTCTTCACCGTATTTCTTTTTTAGTGCAGCAACAATGGTATTAACTCTTTCTTTTCGTTCTTCAAAGTTTTCACGGTCAAAATCACGAATGATATAAGATAGTTTTGTTTCCTCTACATCTCCTTGAATAGAGGAGAGGTGATAGAATCCTTCGTAACCCTCCGTATATTCTGGAGCTTCTTCATACGGTAATTGCTGATTAAACTCCATTGCAATTTTTGCCGAATTCACCATTTTCCCTTTTGCCGTTCCAGGGTGAATATTGTTTCCTTTTAATGTAAGTCTAAATCCAGCGGCATTGAAGCTTTCATATTCCAATTCACCAAGAGGACCACCGTCCATGGTGTAGGCATATTTTGCACCAAAAGCAGCGACATCAAATTTGTGTGGACCACGGCCAATTTCTTCATCTGGTGTGAATGCTACACGGATTTTTCCATGTTTGATTTCAGGGTGCTGGATTAAAAAATGCATTGCTGTCATTATTTCAGCAATACCTGCTTTGTTGTCTGCGCCAAGAAGGGTCGTTCCATCAGTAGTCATAAGAGTGTGACCCTTGTATTGTAATAGAGATGGGTATTCAGTGGGTGAAAGGATCACCTCAGGATTTAAGTGAATGTCACTTCCGTCGTATTTTTCAACTACTTGCGGATTCA
Proteins encoded in this region:
- the opp4A gene encoding oligopeptide ABC transporter substrate-binding protein — encoded protein: MNFKKSSMLLMVMLLVLSIFLAACNSGDKEEGKTEDPGTTENNDNDEKDEDSGDEQPANDGPVKGGTLTYAMESEFEGLLDLAFYGIASDAEILGFINEGMYSYDENLQPIPWLADWTVSDDNLTYTFTLVQDDIKWHNGETLTMEDWVFALETIAHPDYTGPRYNYVQNVVGAEEYHAGEADSISGLVMSDDKQTLEVTFTKAAINNLTNLWSYPMAKAAFESIPVAEMEESDPVRKNPVGVGPFKVTNVLPGEAVEMVAHTDYWRGAPNLDKVIVKVIDGALTVGELETGNIHMTAFHPSILEQVQALDNVEIVEVPGLSYYYIGFKMGKWDGSKNIYDPNNKYASKNLRKAMLYAINRQEWVDAFFNGLGGPVNTPSPSAHWITASNDELPNNYTYDPAKAEELLDEAGYVDVDGDGFREDPNGDKFVINFGHYDTGNPTYEARARAITQYWGDVGLQAELVMTEVNLYYDMVEKDDPTIEAFYGGWGTGADPDPSGLWNETALWNYPRWVNDEANALLDDALDMDLLKDANGNIDNDKRKEIYIQWQSIVNEELPMLPIMELRDAWAINENVKGITFGVNGTNPANEWWIEQ
- a CDS encoding MFS transporter; translated protein: MSYIQKGTTPFRMANLALFAGGFNTFAILWSTQPLLPEIAKQFNISPTVSSLSVSATTITLAISLLLFGSLSEVFGRKSVMAISLIASSILVILTALSPSFHFLLLFRILQGIALAGLPAVAMAYLGEEIEPKSLGLAMGLYISGNSIGGMGGRIISGVLTDLFNWQMALVGIGVVSLLASLLFWYTLPDSKHFKPRKFEFTKLVGSLFSQFKEPGLIYLFAISFLLMGSFVSLYNYIGFQLLAPPYLLSQTVVGFIFIVYLVGTFSSTWMGMLADQHGRGLIIKISLLILLVGGIITIHSNLWVKILGIAIFTFGFFAGHSIASGWVGKIATHDKAQASALYLFSYYFGSSFGGTTGGIFYSGFGWIGVITMISLFAILAIGCAFALVGTHKRKQKLNVTSTHHI
- the pepT gene encoding peptidase T → MIKYKVSYIIEVLKLKNDLIKRLTTYVKVDTQSDETSETCPSTPGQLTLAKMLVEELKEIGMQEITMDENGYVMASLPSNTDKEVDTIGFLAHLDTATDFTGTNVNPQVVEKYDGSDIHLNPEVILSPTEYPSLLQYKGHTLMTTDGTTLLGADNKAGIAEIMTAMHFLIQHPEIKHGKIRVAFTPDEEIGRGPHKFDVAAFGAKYAYTMDGGPLGELEYESFNAAGFRLTLKGNNIHPGTAKGKMVNSAKIAMEFNQQLPYEEAPEYTEGYEGFYHLSSIQGDVEETKLSYIIRDFDRENFEERKERVNTIVAALKKKYGEDKIILEMKDQYYNMKEKIEPVKHIVDIAYEAMTKLDIQPVIKPIRGGTDGSQLSYMGLPTPNIFTGGENYHGKYEYISVDNMEKATNVMIEIIKLFEEKA